One window of the Dethiobacter alkaliphilus AHT 1 genome contains the following:
- a CDS encoding nucleotidyltransferase family protein, with product MFDVVVLAGTGKDTELTAQAGVNNKAFISINNKPMLGYVLEALKETPEIGRIAVVGPVADLTPFIEEYEILAVGEAGSIPENIRKGFEALQPRQHFLIVSADIPFVSVEAVTDFLAQCRPYNQDFYYPIVHRDDNEGRFPGVTRTYVTLRDGVFTGGNLFLVNPAGIAVALPRMERFLALRKSPLKLAGTLGPGFVLKLLLKKLTIAELEKRFSALFGLQGKAVISRFAEIGTDVDKPADLELAQRML from the coding sequence ATGTTTGACGTTGTGGTGTTGGCGGGAACCGGTAAGGATACAGAACTTACTGCCCAGGCGGGTGTGAATAATAAAGCATTTATTTCTATTAATAATAAGCCCATGCTGGGATATGTGCTGGAAGCCCTGAAGGAGACGCCGGAAATCGGGCGGATTGCCGTTGTTGGCCCTGTGGCGGATTTAACCCCTTTTATAGAAGAGTACGAAATCCTGGCTGTGGGGGAAGCGGGCAGTATTCCGGAAAATATCCGCAAGGGTTTTGAAGCGCTGCAGCCCCGGCAGCATTTTTTGATTGTTTCTGCAGACATCCCGTTTGTGTCTGTGGAGGCCGTCACCGATTTCCTTGCCCAATGCAGGCCATATAATCAGGACTTTTATTATCCCATTGTGCATAGAGATGATAATGAGGGCCGCTTTCCTGGAGTGACAAGGACATATGTTACGCTGCGCGACGGTGTTTTTACCGGCGGCAACCTGTTTTTGGTCAATCCAGCCGGCATTGCCGTGGCGCTGCCGAGAATGGAACGATTCCTCGCGCTGCGCAAGAGCCCCCTTAAGCTGGCCGGCACCCTTGGCCCCGGTTTTGTGCTCAAGCTGTTATTGAAAAAACTAACCATAGCGGAACTGGAAAAGCGTTTTTCCGCGCTTTTTGGGCTGCAGGGGAAAGCGGTAATTTCCAGGTTTGCGGAAATAGGCACCGATGTCGACAAGCCTGCAGACCTTGAATTGGCACAGAGAATGCTATAA
- the spoVG gene encoding septation regulator SpoVG → MRVTDVRIRKMNNEGKMKAIVSITLENQFVVHDVRVIEGNNGLFVAMPSKRTPDGEFKDIAHPITSETREIIQSAVLFAYSNELEKELVGA, encoded by the coding sequence ATGAGGGTTACCGACGTCAGAATTCGTAAGATGAATAATGAAGGTAAGATGAAAGCAATCGTATCTATTACTCTGGAGAATCAGTTTGTTGTTCATGACGTCCGCGTAATCGAAGGCAATAACGGGCTTTTCGTCGCAATGCCCAGCAAAAGGACACCCGACGGCGAGTTCAAGGATATTGCCCACCCGATTACTTCTGAGACGCGGGAGATTATCCAATCCGCAGTACTGTTTGCTTACAGCAATGAATTAGAAAAAGAGTTAGTGGGAGCTTAA
- the glmU gene encoding bifunctional UDP-N-acetylglucosamine diphosphorylase/glucosamine-1-phosphate N-acetyltransferase GlmU — MEKVTTVVLAAGEGKRMKSQTPKVLHRICGRSLLGHVLAAVEKASQQKIVVVGHGAQQVKEAFGDKVQYAYQHQQLGTGHAVMQAEQQIPRAGDVFILCGDTPLLSAEVMEKMLLAHKQSGVAATVLTAVVPDAYGYGRIIRTEAGDVVKIVEEKDATEGERTVREINTGTYLFQAEALLDSLGDLDNDNAQGEYYLTDCIALLISRGLKVGSYCLEDYRMALGVNDRSQLAEAAKLLRERINGELMAGGVTIHDPATTYVDVDVRVGEDTELLPNTYLKGATEIGARCVIGPGTEITECQIGSCVTVRHSVLNRSVLEDNVTVGPFAHLRPETVLRSGVKVGDFVEIKKSDIGSQSKVPHLSYVGDARVGQGVNLGAGTIVVNYDGKNKHVTEIGPRAFIGCNSNLVAPVSIGKGAFVAAGSTITKDVPDGSLSLARPKQVNKEGLAGRFIRSEKKDES, encoded by the coding sequence ATGGAGAAAGTTACGACGGTGGTTTTGGCGGCGGGTGAAGGAAAGAGGATGAAGTCGCAGACACCGAAGGTTTTGCACCGGATTTGCGGCCGGTCGCTTTTAGGCCATGTGCTGGCAGCGGTGGAAAAAGCAAGTCAACAAAAGATTGTGGTGGTGGGGCATGGGGCCCAGCAAGTAAAGGAAGCCTTCGGGGATAAGGTACAGTATGCTTATCAACATCAGCAGCTAGGCACCGGTCATGCGGTGATGCAGGCAGAGCAGCAAATACCCCGGGCAGGCGATGTTTTTATTCTCTGTGGCGATACCCCGCTATTGTCGGCGGAGGTTATGGAAAAGATGCTTCTGGCACACAAACAGTCCGGTGTGGCGGCCACGGTGCTTACCGCGGTGGTCCCCGATGCTTACGGTTATGGCCGGATAATCCGCACCGAAGCAGGCGATGTGGTTAAGATTGTGGAGGAAAAGGACGCCACAGAAGGGGAGCGCACTGTGCGTGAAATTAATACCGGTACTTATCTATTCCAGGCCGAGGCTCTGCTTGATTCCCTGGGAGATTTGGATAATGACAATGCACAGGGCGAATACTACCTGACAGACTGCATTGCTTTGTTAATAAGTAGAGGCCTGAAAGTGGGGTCATATTGTCTTGAAGATTATCGAATGGCTCTTGGCGTAAATGACCGCTCCCAGCTGGCAGAGGCGGCAAAGCTGCTGCGGGAGAGAATTAACGGTGAACTGATGGCCGGTGGGGTCACCATTCATGACCCGGCCACCACGTATGTGGATGTGGATGTCCGTGTGGGCGAAGATACGGAGCTTTTGCCCAATACATATCTGAAAGGGGCCACAGAAATCGGCGCCCGGTGTGTCATCGGTCCCGGCACGGAAATTACAGAATGTCAGATTGGCAGTTGTGTCACCGTCAGGCATTCCGTCCTTAACCGGTCTGTGCTGGAGGACAATGTGACGGTGGGTCCCTTTGCCCACCTGCGGCCGGAAACGGTGCTGCGTTCCGGCGTAAAAGTGGGAGATTTTGTGGAAATTAAAAAGTCGGATATCGGTTCCCAAAGCAAAGTGCCCCATCTTTCGTATGTGGGCGATGCCCGGGTTGGCCAGGGTGTAAATCTTGGTGCCGGTACCATTGTGGTTAACTATGATGGAAAAAACAAACACGTTACAGAGATTGGCCCGCGGGCCTTTATCGGCTGCAACAGTAATTTGGTGGCACCGGTATCCATCGGCAAAGGAGCGTTTGTGGCCGCCGGATCCACTATAACCAAAGATGTTCCCGACGGGTCCCTGTCTTTGGCCCGGCCTAAACAGGTCAATAAGGAAGGTCTGGCCGGACGCTTTATCCGTTCGGAGAAAAAAGACGAATCCTGA
- a CDS encoding ribose-phosphate diphosphokinase has translation MYRGRKLQIFSGTANMQLTEAIAEHVGVPMGQAEVKRFSDGELSIYLGESVRGADVFIVQPTSCPANENLMELLIMMDALKRASAKSVNSVLPYYGYARQDRKTRARDPITAKLVADLITTAGADRVITMDLHAGQIQGFFNIPVDHLKSLPILAKYFQEKEFENAVVVSPDMGGVTRARELAERLQLPIAIIDKRRPEPNVAEVMNIIGKVKGKTALMIDDIIDTAGTISLGASALLEQGAKEVYACCTHPILSGPALERLDAAPIKEIVVTNTIPVADKKLDKLQVLSVAPLIGDAIIRIHEELSVSKLFD, from the coding sequence GTGTATCGAGGGCGTAAACTGCAAATATTCAGCGGTACGGCAAATATGCAGCTGACGGAAGCAATTGCGGAGCACGTGGGCGTACCCATGGGACAAGCGGAAGTGAAGCGTTTCAGTGACGGAGAACTTAGTATTTATCTGGGTGAAAGTGTCCGCGGTGCCGATGTCTTTATCGTCCAGCCCACATCGTGTCCGGCCAATGAAAATTTAATGGAACTATTAATTATGATGGACGCGCTGAAAAGGGCGTCTGCCAAAAGTGTTAATTCGGTGCTGCCGTATTACGGCTATGCGCGGCAGGACAGAAAAACCCGCGCCCGGGATCCCATTACAGCCAAGCTGGTGGCGGATTTGATTACCACAGCAGGTGCAGACCGGGTAATTACTATGGATTTGCATGCCGGGCAGATTCAGGGCTTTTTTAACATCCCGGTGGACCACTTAAAGAGCCTTCCTATTTTGGCCAAGTATTTTCAGGAGAAGGAATTTGAAAATGCTGTGGTTGTTTCCCCTGACATGGGTGGGGTGACACGGGCCCGAGAGTTGGCGGAACGGCTGCAGTTGCCCATCGCCATCATTGATAAGCGCCGCCCTGAGCCCAATGTGGCGGAAGTAATGAACATTATCGGTAAGGTAAAAGGTAAGACTGCCCTGATGATTGATGATATTATCGATACGGCGGGTACCATTTCACTGGGGGCCAGCGCCCTTCTGGAACAGGGAGCCAAAGAAGTGTACGCCTGCTGTACTCATCCCATTCTTTCCGGTCCGGCTCTGGAGCGGCTTGATGCTGCGCCCATTAAAGAAATTGTGGTTACCAATACCATTCCGGTGGCAGACAAGAAGCTGGACAAGCTGCAGGTGCTATCGGTGGCGCCGTTAATCGGAGATGCCATTATTCGCATTCATGAAGAGCTTTCCGTTTCCAAACTGTTTGATTAA